A window of Castanea sativa cultivar Marrone di Chiusa Pesio chromosome 1, ASM4071231v1 contains these coding sequences:
- the LOC142618564 gene encoding large ribosomal subunit protein uL2my, C-terminal part-like → MALRRASSTLLNKLVHSTTRQSVHNNVAPHRNFSSDVVGSGTHSLRESMMNQMLHLDINSQIGSCMPLAAMRIGTMIHNIEVNPGQGGKLVRAAGTCAKILKEPTSRYCLIKLPSGAEKLIDSRCRATIGMVSNPSHGARKLRKAGQSRWLGRRPVVRGVAMNPVDHPHGGGEGRSKSSGNHGRCSLTPWGKPCKSGYKTGPLKRRK, encoded by the exons ATGGCTCTTCGGCGAGCTTCATCGACTCTCCTCAACAAACTCGTTCACTCTACGACACGCCAATCTGTCCACAACAACGTTGCTCCTCATCGCAATTTCTCCTCCG ATGTAGTTGGAAGTGGTACTCATAGTTTGCGTGAGAGCATGATGAACCAGATGCTTCATCTTGACATAAATTCACAAATTGGGAGTTGTATGCCGCTTGCTGCTATGCGTATTGGAACAATGATCCACAACATTGAGGTCAACCCGGGTCAAGGTGGCAAGCTAGTTCGAGCTGCAGGAACCTGTGCAAAGATCTTGAAAGAGCCGACGTCTAGATACTGTTTAATTAAACTGCCTTCAGGTGCTGAGAAGTTGATTGATTCTCGGTGCCGGGCCACAATTGGTATGGTGTCAAACCCAAGTCATGGGGCTCGAAAGCTCAGGAAGGCTGGGCAGAGCCGGTGGTTGGGTCGAAGACCAGTAGTTAGAGGAGTGGCTATGAATCCCGTTGATCATCCTCATGGTGGAGGTGAGGGTCGGAGCAAGAGTAGTGGGAATCATGGAAGGTGTTCTCTTACTCCTTGGGGCAAGCCATGTAAGTCTGGGTACAAGACTGGACCCCTGAAGCGCAGAAAGTAG
- the LOC142636544 gene encoding mitogen-activated protein kinase kinase kinase 20-like, whose translation MAHDMKWSKIQVLGKGSYGTVYLAIANRVGSAFSSPFSGLIAIKSAVCQNSLSLQKEAKILQDLVDCPEIVHYFGNDLTIESGVGFYNLQLEYASEGTLEDLIKKTGGKLVEYDVQRYTRMIVKGLRCIHEKGYVHCDLKPANILVFRSKAGRGNAVKIADFGISKIPREENGFVNRKFCFRGTPIYMSPESVALGEIEAPLDIWSLGCTVIEMITGKHAWNCTGLEDLMFQIVFGKEPPKIPETMSELGKDFLRKCFVRDPTKRWTAEMLLNHPFIIETECLISTKTCLGCSASISRRLSSSETLLPPPGFYAFPSMLHGVSSDPEVKHFSANFMHWGGGPTYGVESVRSKKKYLNINLIDLMSIIPNPVNRLPMDELNINELK comes from the exons ATGGCACATGACATGAAGTGGTCAAAAATTCAAGTTCTTGGAAAAGGATCCTACGGAACTGTGTATTTAGCAATTGCAAACCGAGTCGGTTCCGCTTTCTCCTCTCCTTTTTCTGGCTTGATAGCTATCAAGTCAGCGGTTTGTCAAAACTCTTTATCGCTTCAAAAGGAGGCCAAAATCTTGCAAGACTTGGTTGACTGCCCTGAGATTGTTCATTATTTTGGAAACGATTTGACTATTGAAAGTGGCGTAGGGTTCTATAACTTGCAGCTAGAGTATGCATCGGAAGGCACCCTTGAAGATTTAATCAAGAAAACTGGAGGAAAATTAGTGGAATATGATGTGCAAAGGTATACTCGGATGATTGTTAAAGGGCTTCGCTGCATTCATGAAAAAGGTTACGTACATTGCGACCTGAAGCCAGCAAATATTCTTGTTTTTCGTTCCAAAGCTGGTAGAGGCAATGCTGTTAAGATTGCTGATTTTGGAATATCGAAAATTCCGAGAGAGGAGAATGGTTTTGTGAATAGAAAGTTTTGCTTTCGGGGAACTCCTATATATATGTCTCCAGAATCTGTTGCATTAGGTGAAATTGAAGCTCCTTTGGATATATGGTCTTTGGGATGTACAGTAATTGAGATGATTACTGGAAAGCATGCATGGAACTGTACAGGTCTAGAAGACTTAATGtttcaaattgtttttggaaaggaGCCGCCAAAAATACCCGAAACTATGTCGGAACTTGGGAAAGATTTCTTGAGGAAGTGTTTTGTAAGAGATCCTACAAAGAGGTGGACTGCTGAGATGCTACTGAACCACCCTTTCATCATTGAAACTGAATGTTTGATATCTACAAAAACCTGTCTTGGTTGTTCTGCATCAATTTCAAGGAGACTGTCTTCCTCAGAAACTTTGCTTCCTCCTCCTGGATTTTATGCTTTTCCTTCAATGCTGCATGG GGTAAGCAGTGATCCAGAGGTTAAGCATTTCTCTGCCAACTTTATGCACTGGGGTGGTGGGCCCACTTATGGGGTTGAATCAGTACGTTCtaagaagaaatatttgaatATCAATCTCATTGATCTCATGAGTATCATTCCAAATCCCGTCAATCGTCTTCCAATGGATGAGTTAAACATCAATGAGTTGAAATGA
- the LOC142607720 gene encoding uncharacterized protein LOC142607720: MAPSVSISVLVVAWVLCVFVRSTNMFTAAVSVAASESSMLQLEAKALRESGWWSGHYNYTSLNYCEWDEIRCNAGGSVIEIYMDGVYLGDKIRKFNFSSFPNLVLLNLQNTGLRGSIPQQIGTLSKLSSLDLSINNLTGLGHFPLFLTNLTQLEILFISYNLISGPIPEDFGNLKNLQALDLGNNKLTGSIPSALGHLTNLWGLGLDSNKITGSIPDILGDLKNLQILILGNNKLTGLIASALRIFTNLHNLTRLYLESNQFNGSIPLEIGNMKSLTDLNLSNNNIVGEIPSTIGHLTNLSYLSLSWNQINGSVPVEIANCFSLANLSLSHNNLTRSIPPQFSDLVSLRFIDLSYNKLTGSVPLYFVNLEFNLSYNSLKGQISNIFRNHSFDTFTGNKDLCGNFEDFSPCLPSSQTMSKIRMSLPPIIFIVLLLLGYFFYSRFWVGKTQSNPSGTKNGDLFSIWNFDGKIAYEDIIEATRDFDIRYCIGTGGYGSVYKAQLPSGKVVALKKLHRLEAEDPTFDKSFRNEVKMLTEIRHRNIVKLHGYCLHKRCMFLVYQYMERGSLFCILSNDVEAMELDWTKRLNIIKSIAHALSYMHHECIPVIMHRDISSNNILLNSELEAFISDFGTARILDPDSSNQTLVVGTYGYIAPELAYTMVVTEKCDVYSFGMVALEILMGKHPGELLTSSSTLSSQNLMLKEILDQRLPPPNRSIAPDIFFAASIAFACLRTKPRSRPTMKWVSQECLSSKKPQAIPLHAISLWQLKNQETYMMGESETQTCSAFC, from the exons ATGGCACCCTCAGTTTCCATTTCCGTTCTGGTAGTAGCATGGGTCCTTTGTGTCTTCGTGCGTTCTACAAATATGTTTACCGCTGCTGTCTCTGTGGCAGCATCTGAATCATCAATGCTACAACTAGAGGCGAAGGCACTGCGGGAGAGTGGGTGGTGGAGTGGTCACTACAACTATACCTCCTTAAATTATTGCGAGTGGGATGAAATAAGATGCAATGCTGGTGGAAGCGTCATAGAGATTTACATGGACGGGGTCTATCTTGGGGATAAGATCCGGAAATTCAACTTCTCTTCCTTCCCAAATTTAGTCCTTCTTAATCTTCAGAATACTGGACTTCGAGGGAGCATCCCTCAACAAATAGGTACTCTTTCAAAACTATCCTCCCTAGATCTTTCCATTAATAATCTTACAGGCCTAGGTCACTTCCCACTTTTTCTCACAAACCTCACTCAATTAGAAATTTTGTTCATTTCCTACAATCTAATCAGTGGGCCCATTCCCGAAGATTTCGGAAATCTAAAAAATCTTCAGGCATTAGATCTGGGAAATAACAAACTCACAGGATCAATTCCTTCAGCTCTAGGCCATTTAACCAATCTctggggtttgggtttggattcTAATAAGATCACTGGTTCCATACCCGACATATTGGGAGATTtaaaaaatcttcaaatatTAATTCTGGGAAATAACAAACTCACCGGACTAATTGCGTCAGCTCTGCGCATTTTCACCAATCTCCACAATTTGACAAGATTGTATCTTGAATCGAACCAATTCAACGGCTCTATTCCCCTAGAGATAGGCAACATGAAGAGTCTTACGGACCTGAACCTCAGCAATAACAACATTGTTGGTGAAATCCCTTCTACCATAGGTCATTTAACTAATTTGTCCTATTTGTCCCTTAGTTGGAATCAAATCAATGGTTCTGTGCCAGTAGAAATAGCTAATTGCTTTTCATTGGCCAACTTGTCTTTAAGCCACAACAACTTAACTAGAAGCATTCCCCCTCAATTCAGTGATCTTGTTTCTTTACGTTTTATTGACCTCAGTTACAATAAACTCACAGGCAGCGTTCCCCTTTATTTTGTTAACTTAGAATTTAACCTGTCATACAATTCTTTGAAGGGTCAAATCTCAAATATTTTCCGAAATCATAGTTTTGACACATTTACCGGCAATAAAGATTTATGCGGTAACTTCGAAGATTTCTCTCCTTGCCTTCCATCTTCCCAAACTATGAGCAAAATAAGAATGTCACTTCCCCCCATAATTTTCATTGTGCTTTTACTTCTTGGGTATTTTTTCTACTCTCGATTTTGGGTTGGGAAAACACAATCCAATCCAAGCGGAACAAAAAATGGGGACTTGTTCTCAATATGGAATTTTGATGGAAAAATTGCATATGAAGACATCATTGAAGCAACAAGGGACTTTGACATTAGATACTGCATTGGAACGGGTGGTTATGGTAGTGTTTACAAAGCACAATTGCCTAGTGGAAAAGTTGTTGCCTTGAAAAAACTTCATCGCTTAGAGGCTGAAGACCCAACTTTTGACAAGAGTTTCAGGAACGAGGTAAAAATGTTAACAGAAATTCGGCATCGAAACATTGTGAAACTTCATGGTTATTGCTTGCACAAACGATGCATGTTTTTGGTTTATCAATACATGGAAAGGGGAAGCTTATTTTGTATCCTAAGCAACGATGTTGAAGCAATGGAATTGGATTGGACTAAGAGGCTAAACATCATCAAAAGCATAGCACATGCCTTATCTTACATGCATCATGAGTGCATCCCAGTAATTATGCATCGTGATATATCAAGCAACAATATTTTGTTGAACTCTGAGCTGGAGGCTTTTATCTCTGATTTTGGCACAGCTAGAATTCTTGATCCTGATTCCTCTAACCAAACTTTAGTTGTCGGAACCTATGGTTATATTGCCCCAG AACTGGCATATACAATGGTGGTGACTGAAAAATGTGATGTTTATAGCTTTGGAATGGTGGCACTAGAAATATTAATGGGAAAACATCCAGGAGAACTATTGACTTCATCATCAACATTATCTTCTCAAAATTTGATGTTAAAAGAAATATTAGATCAACGTTTGCCACCTCCAAATCGTTCGATTGCACCAGATATTTTCTTTGCCGCTTCTATAGCCTTTGCATGCTTACGCACCAAACCAAGGTCTCGGCCTACAATGAAATGGGTCTCCCAAGAATGTCTCTCCAGTAAGAAACCACAAGCCATCCCCTTGCATGCAATTTCGCTATGGCAGTTGAAGAATCAAGAAACTTATATGATGGGAGAGAGTGAAACTCAAACATGTAGTGCTTTTTGTTAG